One window of the Candidatus Neomarinimicrobiota bacterium genome contains the following:
- a CDS encoding histidine phosphatase family protein, which translates to MTKTRFSIIIILMGLLGCMPSVSSYSVDDFQCYPEAVYLIRHAEKQIIKGEKNPELTKSGFNRAAALADSLVGIDNGVIYSSEFTRTQQTVNPLAKTWKTKVNIHTANDPEGQIQRALEHCGKMVVIAGHSNTLPNLIALFGIKDEVAISDDQYGDLFIIRWENNTPHLTTTHVGE; encoded by the coding sequence ATGACTAAAACAAGATTTTCAATTATCATAATTTTGATGGGATTATTGGGTTGCATGCCTTCCGTTTCATCCTATTCTGTCGATGATTTTCAATGTTATCCTGAAGCTGTATATCTCATTCGTCATGCAGAGAAACAGATCATTAAAGGGGAGAAGAACCCAGAACTGACCAAAAGTGGATTCAATCGCGCTGCTGCATTGGCTGATTCATTGGTGGGAATAGACAATGGTGTAATCTATTCCAGTGAATTCACAAGAACCCAACAGACGGTTAATCCCTTGGCGAAAACGTGGAAAACAAAAGTGAATATTCATACGGCCAATGATCCCGAAGGGCAGATTCAGCGCGCATTAGAACATTGTGGGAAAATGGTAGTAATTGCTGGCCATTCCAATACATTACCTAATTTGATTGCTTTATTTGGTATCAAAGATGAAGTAGCCATTTCCGACGATCAATATGGTGATCTGTTTATCATCCGCTGGGAAAATAATACACCACACCTTACAACCACTCACGTGGGAGAATA